The DNA sequence TGCCTTCGCCATCTCCCCAAGCTTTAAATAACATTGGCCTAAATTATAATCGGCTTGATAATTATTGGGTTTTACCGCCAGAAGGTCTTGATAAACTGAGGCCGCCTCTTGATATTCTTCATTTTCAAACAGGAGATTACCTAAATCGAAATAATTTGCTTTTTTATCATTCATCAAAAACGCGATCTTGTATTCTCGTTGCACAGACAATGATTGGGAATTCAAAGCCATGGCTTTTGCCAGGCTTTCGATTGCCTTCTTTATATCCTTTGTCTTCCGATAAGCCCTGCCCAGATTATAATACGCATACTCTAACGCTTTTTTATCATTATCCAGGGCAATAGTTTTATTGAAACTGGCAATCGCCAGTTCGTATTGTTTATTATCAAAATAAACCAAGCCCAGATTGTTATAAGCCAGAGCATAAGAAAAGTCATATTTGATTGCCAACCGATATTCTAAAATTGCTTCGGCTGGGAGTCCTTTTTGATGGTAAAGCCAACCCAGTGAATTATGGGCATTAGCATCTTGAGGATTTCCCTTCAAGTAAAGCTTGCGCTTAATAATATCGACATTAGTTAATAGCGCTTCGCTATTTGGGTTAATTTTCAATGCTTCCTCATACACTGCGGCCGCCTCAGGGAGCTTGCCTTCTTTATCATAAACATTTCCCAATAATGTATCGATCATTATTGTCGCACCGGCTTTGATAAATTGGGAACTGCCGGATTCTTGCTTAAATTTAAGGCTCTGTGCTAAAAACTTTTCTTTTGCTTGCAGGAACCTTTTTTCAGCTTCTTCGTAGCGATTTTCGCCAAAATATCTTAAGCCCCACATCAGATCGATCTCTCCATAATCTTGAATTCTTAAGGGGAGTTCCTCCATAGTTTCTGCCGCCTTACGATAATCTTTTTTATTCATGTAGACAGATGCCAGGAGCAAATGGATGTTCCAATCTCTCTTATATTTTTTGACTGCCTCTTCCAAAACCATTTTAGCTTCATCGACTTTATTATCATAAAGATAGATCGTGGCCAGAAGCGTCGGCTTCTCAGGCCGGTCATTAAAGGCTGCATCCTTCTCCTTCAACCGCAAACCATTTTTAAGTTCGATTATTGCCTCTTTGAACATCTGCATTTCTAAGAATGCGGTAGCGTTGCTAAAATGTGTTTCCGCTTCATTTTTTGGCACGCAGCCCGCAAGAAAAAAAGCCCCCAGTAATAGTAATAATAAAACGATAATGTTTTTCTTCATCTTAAAATTTCCCCACCTTTATATCAGCAATTAAATACCCCTTTTTATAAATCGGCAACGATTTTACAATCCGCCCATACGGATCAATCACTTTCGTAACCCCGCTGTTCCCCACCCTAATATAATATACGCCGTTTTCGATCGCTCGGAAAACGTTCATTGAAGCGTGCTGATAATGCTCCGTCCGGCTCTGCGACCAGCTATCATTGCTTATATTAACCAAAAATTGTGCACCGGACGAGACAAACCGCTTGCTTAGATCGGGGAACATCCC is a window from the Candidatus Margulisiibacteriota bacterium genome containing:
- a CDS encoding tetratricopeptide repeat protein translates to MKKNIIVLLLLLLGAFFLAGCVPKNEAETHFSNATAFLEMQMFKEAIIELKNGLRLKEKDAAFNDRPEKPTLLATIYLYDNKVDEAKMVLEEAVKKYKRDWNIHLLLASVYMNKKDYRKAAETMEELPLRIQDYGEIDLMWGLRYFGENRYEEAEKRFLQAKEKFLAQSLKFKQESGSSQFIKAGATIMIDTLLGNVYDKEGKLPEAAAVYEEALKINPNSEALLTNVDIIKRKLYLKGNPQDANAHNSLGWLYHQKGLPAEAILEYRLAIKYDFSYALAYNNLGLVYFDNKQYELAIASFNKTIALDNDKKALEYAYYNLGRAYRKTKDIKKAIESLAKAMALNSQSLSVQREYKIAFLMNDKKANYFDLGNLLFENEEYQEAASVYQDLLAVKPNNYQADYNLGQCYLKLGEMAKAIAPFKAAIKINPQYWQAHRMLGLVYAELENYDEAASEFDLAIENADKDKLSDIYNDLAYIYSKKGDLELAAKTWRMAAKYDKKKAEKIDKILGVIG